In Solanum pennellii chromosome 3, SPENNV200, a single window of DNA contains:
- the LOC107015339 gene encoding serine/threonine protein phosphatase 2A 55 kDa regulatory subunit B beta isoform isoform X2 yields the protein MNGGDGGDVAAAPAGPPPPLEWKFSQVFGERTAGEEVQEVDIISAIEFDKTGDHLATGDRGGRVVLFERTDTKENIGSRRELERMDYSVSRHPEFRYKTEFQSHEPEFDYLKSLEIEEKINKIRWCQSSNGALFLLSTNDKTIKYWKVQEKKVKKISDMNIDPSRAVGNGSVASSSVSSSPKQCRANGGYADRSLNCLSNDLSFPPGGFSSLRLPVVTSNETSLVARCRRVYAHAHDYHINSISNNSDGETFISADDLRINLWNLEISNQSFNIVDVKPTNMEDLTEVITSAEFHPTHCNTLAYSSSKGSIRLVDLRQSALCDSHSQLFEEQEAPGSRSFFTEIIASISDIKFSKDGRYILSRDYMTLKLWDINMDSGPVSTFQVHEYLRPKLCDLYENDSIFDKFECCLSGDGLRVATGSYSNLFRVFGCAAGTTEATTLEASKNPMRRQVQTPSRPSRSLSSSITRVVRRGSESPGVDANGNSFDFTTKLLHLAWHPTENSIACAAANSLYMYYA from the exons atgaaCGGTGGTGATGGTGGAGATGTCGCGGCAGCTCCGGCGGGTCCACCACCGCCGCTTGAGTGGAAATTTTCTCAGGTATTTGGTGAACGTACGGCCGGAGAAGAAGTTCAGGAag ttgataTCATCTCCGCAATTGAGTTCGATAAAACTGGTGACCATCTTGCTACTGGAGATCGTGGTGGTAGGGTTGTATTATTTGAAAGGACTGATACAAAAGAG aatattgGAAGTCGGAGAGAGCTAGAGAGAATGGACTATTCAGTGAGTCGGCATCCAGAGTTCCGTTACAAGACAGAATTTCAAAGCCATGAGCCTGAG TTTGATTATCTGAAGAGTTTGGAAATTGAGGAGAAAATCAACAAGATCCGTTGGTGCCAATCGTCTAATGGTGCCCTCTTCCTTCTATCCACCAACGACAAAACCATTAAGTATTGGAAG GTCCAAGAGAAGAAAGTTAAGAAGATATCTGATATGAATATTGATCCTTCTAGAGCTGTTGGAAATGGCAGTGTGGCCAGCTCTAGTGTTTCTTCCAGTCCAAAGCAATGTCGTGCTAATGGGGGTTATGCAGATAGATCTTTGAATTGCTTGAGCAATGATTTGTCGTTTCCACCTGGGGGCTTTTCTTCATTACGTTTACCTGTG GTAACAAGTAATGAGACCAGCCTTGTTGCTAGGTGCAGAAGAGTGTATGCTCATGCACATGACTATCACATCAACTCTATTTCAAATAACAG TGACGGTGAAACATTTATATCTGCTGATGATCTCCGGATCAACCTTTGGAACTTGGAAATAAGCAATCAGAGTTTCAATATTGTTGATGTCAAGCCAACAAATATGGAAGATCTGACTG AGGTGATAACTTCAGCAGAATTTCATCCTACTCATTGTAATACGTTAGCTTATAGTAGTTCAAAAGGGTCGATTCGTCTCGTAGATCTGCGGCAGTCAGCTTTGTGCGACTCACATTCTCAGTT GTTTGAGGAGCAAGAAGCACCGGGTTCAAGATCTTTTTTCACAGAGATAATTGCTTCAATTTctgatattaaattttctaaggATGGAAGATACATACTCAGCCGTGACTATATGACCCTAAAG CTATGGGACATAAATATGGATTCTGGTCCAGTGTCAACCTTCCAGGTTCATGAATATTTGAGACCAAAG CTATGTGATTTATATGAGAATGACTCCATCTTTGACAAGTTCGAGTGTTGCCTTAGTGGTGATGGGCTGCGAGTAGCTACTGGTTCTTATAG TAATCTTTTCCGTGTCTTTGGTTGTGCTGCGGGCACTACTGAAGCAACTACACTGGAAGCTAGCAAAAACCCCATGAG AAGACAAGTACAGACTCCTTCAAGACCTTCCAGGTCCCTGAGCAGTAGCATAACACGTGTTGTCAGGAGAG GTTCAGAAAGTCCAGGTGTTGATGCAAATGGAAATTCATTTGATTTCACAACGAAGTTGCTCCATCTAGCGTGGCATCCAACTGAAAATTCAATTGCCTGTGCCGCTGCAAACAGcttgtatatgtattatgcATAA
- the LOC107012464 gene encoding dof zinc finger protein DOF3.1-like has protein sequence MQDPSIYSQIKPQFPEQEHLKCPRCDSPNTKFCYYNNYNLSQPRHYCKSCRRYWTKGGTLRNIPVGGGSRKSTKRSSSSSSKKSSSTTTSSPATPPLTSSSSSTNPKPEPFGIPAIPSFDVMTTSTGPFSSLLASSEPQFGNFLEALNPNNNNNGSTLQLGNPISSSGSGSNHQNGNTSYLGVQNGGESNNCWNGGNNGWPDLAIFTPGSNFQ, from the coding sequence ATGCAAGACCCATCAATTTATTCACAAATTAAGCCTCAATTTCCAGAGCAGGAACACCTGAAATGCCCTAGATGTGATTCACCAAACACAAAATTCTGCTACTACAACAATTATAACCTTTCTCAGCCACGCCACTATTGCAAAAGCTGTAGAAGGTATTGGACTAAAGGCGGTACTCTTCGTAACATACCTGTTGGTGGAGGTTCTCGTAAAAGCACAAAACGATCTTCATCATCATCGAGTAAGAAAAGTTCATCAACTACAACTTCATCCCCTGCAACTCCTCCATTaacatcatcttcttcatccacAAATCCAAAACCAGAGCCATTCGGTATACCTGCAATTCCATCTTTTGATGTGATGACTACTAGTACTGGTCCGTTCAGCTCACTGTTAGCGTCAAGCGAGCCGCAATTTGGGAATTTTCTCGAAGCTTTGAATccgaataataataataatgggtCCACTTTACAGTTGGGTAACCCAATTTCGAGTTCGGGTTCGGGCTCTAACCATCAAAATGGGAATACTTCATATTTGGGTGTTCAAAATGGTGGAGAATCTAATAATTGTTGGAATGGTGGTAACAATGGTTGGCCTGATCTTGCAATTTTCACTCCAGGTTCAAATTTCCAATAA
- the LOC107015339 gene encoding serine/threonine protein phosphatase 2A 55 kDa regulatory subunit B beta isoform isoform X3: MNGGDGGDVAAAPAGPPPPLEWKFSQVFGERTAGEEVQEVDIISAIEFDKTGDHLATGDRGGRVVLFERTDTKENIGSRRELERMDYSVSRHPEFRYKTEFQSHEPEFDYLKSLEIEEKINKIRWCQSSNGALFLLSTNDKTIKYWKVQEKKVKKISDMNIDPSRAVGNGSVASSSVSSSPKQCRANGGYADRSLNCLSNDLSFPPGGFSSLRLPVVVTSNETSLVARCRRVYAHAHDYHINSISNNSDGETFISADDLRINLWNLEISNQSFNIVDVKPTNMEDLTEVITSAEFHPTHCNTLAYSSSKGSIRLVDLRQSALCDSHSQLFEEQEAPGSRSFFTEIIASISDIKFSKDGRYILSRDYMTLKLWDINMDSGPVSTFQVHEYLRPKLCDLYENDSIFDKFECCLSGDGLRVATGSYSNLFRVFGCAAGTTEATTLEASKNPMRQVQTPSRPSRSLSSSITRVVRRGSESPGVDANGNSFDFTTKLLHLAWHPTENSIACAAANSLYMYYA; the protein is encoded by the exons atgaaCGGTGGTGATGGTGGAGATGTCGCGGCAGCTCCGGCGGGTCCACCACCGCCGCTTGAGTGGAAATTTTCTCAGGTATTTGGTGAACGTACGGCCGGAGAAGAAGTTCAGGAag ttgataTCATCTCCGCAATTGAGTTCGATAAAACTGGTGACCATCTTGCTACTGGAGATCGTGGTGGTAGGGTTGTATTATTTGAAAGGACTGATACAAAAGAG aatattgGAAGTCGGAGAGAGCTAGAGAGAATGGACTATTCAGTGAGTCGGCATCCAGAGTTCCGTTACAAGACAGAATTTCAAAGCCATGAGCCTGAG TTTGATTATCTGAAGAGTTTGGAAATTGAGGAGAAAATCAACAAGATCCGTTGGTGCCAATCGTCTAATGGTGCCCTCTTCCTTCTATCCACCAACGACAAAACCATTAAGTATTGGAAG GTCCAAGAGAAGAAAGTTAAGAAGATATCTGATATGAATATTGATCCTTCTAGAGCTGTTGGAAATGGCAGTGTGGCCAGCTCTAGTGTTTCTTCCAGTCCAAAGCAATGTCGTGCTAATGGGGGTTATGCAGATAGATCTTTGAATTGCTTGAGCAATGATTTGTCGTTTCCACCTGGGGGCTTTTCTTCATTACGTTTACCTGTGGTA GTAACAAGTAATGAGACCAGCCTTGTTGCTAGGTGCAGAAGAGTGTATGCTCATGCACATGACTATCACATCAACTCTATTTCAAATAACAG TGACGGTGAAACATTTATATCTGCTGATGATCTCCGGATCAACCTTTGGAACTTGGAAATAAGCAATCAGAGTTTCAATATTGTTGATGTCAAGCCAACAAATATGGAAGATCTGACTG AGGTGATAACTTCAGCAGAATTTCATCCTACTCATTGTAATACGTTAGCTTATAGTAGTTCAAAAGGGTCGATTCGTCTCGTAGATCTGCGGCAGTCAGCTTTGTGCGACTCACATTCTCAGTT GTTTGAGGAGCAAGAAGCACCGGGTTCAAGATCTTTTTTCACAGAGATAATTGCTTCAATTTctgatattaaattttctaaggATGGAAGATACATACTCAGCCGTGACTATATGACCCTAAAG CTATGGGACATAAATATGGATTCTGGTCCAGTGTCAACCTTCCAGGTTCATGAATATTTGAGACCAAAG CTATGTGATTTATATGAGAATGACTCCATCTTTGACAAGTTCGAGTGTTGCCTTAGTGGTGATGGGCTGCGAGTAGCTACTGGTTCTTATAG TAATCTTTTCCGTGTCTTTGGTTGTGCTGCGGGCACTACTGAAGCAACTACACTGGAAGCTAGCAAAAACCCCATGAG ACAAGTACAGACTCCTTCAAGACCTTCCAGGTCCCTGAGCAGTAGCATAACACGTGTTGTCAGGAGAG GTTCAGAAAGTCCAGGTGTTGATGCAAATGGAAATTCATTTGATTTCACAACGAAGTTGCTCCATCTAGCGTGGCATCCAACTGAAAATTCAATTGCCTGTGCCGCTGCAAACAGcttgtatatgtattatgcATAA
- the LOC107015339 gene encoding serine/threonine protein phosphatase 2A 55 kDa regulatory subunit B beta isoform isoform X4, producing MNGGDGGDVAAAPAGPPPPLEWKFSQVFGERTAGEEVQEVDIISAIEFDKTGDHLATGDRGGRVVLFERTDTKENIGSRRELERMDYSVSRHPEFRYKTEFQSHEPEFDYLKSLEIEEKINKIRWCQSSNGALFLLSTNDKTIKYWKVQEKKVKKISDMNIDPSRAVGNGSVASSSVSSSPKQCRANGGYADRSLNCLSNDLSFPPGGFSSLRLPVVTSNETSLVARCRRVYAHAHDYHINSISNNSDGETFISADDLRINLWNLEISNQSFNIVDVKPTNMEDLTEVITSAEFHPTHCNTLAYSSSKGSIRLVDLRQSALCDSHSQLFEEQEAPGSRSFFTEIIASISDIKFSKDGRYILSRDYMTLKLWDINMDSGPVSTFQVHEYLRPKLCDLYENDSIFDKFECCLSGDGLRVATGSYSNLFRVFGCAAGTTEATTLEASKNPMRQVQTPSRPSRSLSSSITRVVRRGSESPGVDANGNSFDFTTKLLHLAWHPTENSIACAAANSLYMYYA from the exons atgaaCGGTGGTGATGGTGGAGATGTCGCGGCAGCTCCGGCGGGTCCACCACCGCCGCTTGAGTGGAAATTTTCTCAGGTATTTGGTGAACGTACGGCCGGAGAAGAAGTTCAGGAag ttgataTCATCTCCGCAATTGAGTTCGATAAAACTGGTGACCATCTTGCTACTGGAGATCGTGGTGGTAGGGTTGTATTATTTGAAAGGACTGATACAAAAGAG aatattgGAAGTCGGAGAGAGCTAGAGAGAATGGACTATTCAGTGAGTCGGCATCCAGAGTTCCGTTACAAGACAGAATTTCAAAGCCATGAGCCTGAG TTTGATTATCTGAAGAGTTTGGAAATTGAGGAGAAAATCAACAAGATCCGTTGGTGCCAATCGTCTAATGGTGCCCTCTTCCTTCTATCCACCAACGACAAAACCATTAAGTATTGGAAG GTCCAAGAGAAGAAAGTTAAGAAGATATCTGATATGAATATTGATCCTTCTAGAGCTGTTGGAAATGGCAGTGTGGCCAGCTCTAGTGTTTCTTCCAGTCCAAAGCAATGTCGTGCTAATGGGGGTTATGCAGATAGATCTTTGAATTGCTTGAGCAATGATTTGTCGTTTCCACCTGGGGGCTTTTCTTCATTACGTTTACCTGTG GTAACAAGTAATGAGACCAGCCTTGTTGCTAGGTGCAGAAGAGTGTATGCTCATGCACATGACTATCACATCAACTCTATTTCAAATAACAG TGACGGTGAAACATTTATATCTGCTGATGATCTCCGGATCAACCTTTGGAACTTGGAAATAAGCAATCAGAGTTTCAATATTGTTGATGTCAAGCCAACAAATATGGAAGATCTGACTG AGGTGATAACTTCAGCAGAATTTCATCCTACTCATTGTAATACGTTAGCTTATAGTAGTTCAAAAGGGTCGATTCGTCTCGTAGATCTGCGGCAGTCAGCTTTGTGCGACTCACATTCTCAGTT GTTTGAGGAGCAAGAAGCACCGGGTTCAAGATCTTTTTTCACAGAGATAATTGCTTCAATTTctgatattaaattttctaaggATGGAAGATACATACTCAGCCGTGACTATATGACCCTAAAG CTATGGGACATAAATATGGATTCTGGTCCAGTGTCAACCTTCCAGGTTCATGAATATTTGAGACCAAAG CTATGTGATTTATATGAGAATGACTCCATCTTTGACAAGTTCGAGTGTTGCCTTAGTGGTGATGGGCTGCGAGTAGCTACTGGTTCTTATAG TAATCTTTTCCGTGTCTTTGGTTGTGCTGCGGGCACTACTGAAGCAACTACACTGGAAGCTAGCAAAAACCCCATGAG ACAAGTACAGACTCCTTCAAGACCTTCCAGGTCCCTGAGCAGTAGCATAACACGTGTTGTCAGGAGAG GTTCAGAAAGTCCAGGTGTTGATGCAAATGGAAATTCATTTGATTTCACAACGAAGTTGCTCCATCTAGCGTGGCATCCAACTGAAAATTCAATTGCCTGTGCCGCTGCAAACAGcttgtatatgtattatgcATAA
- the LOC107015339 gene encoding serine/threonine protein phosphatase 2A 55 kDa regulatory subunit B beta isoform isoform X1 gives MNGGDGGDVAAAPAGPPPPLEWKFSQVFGERTAGEEVQEVDIISAIEFDKTGDHLATGDRGGRVVLFERTDTKENIGSRRELERMDYSVSRHPEFRYKTEFQSHEPEFDYLKSLEIEEKINKIRWCQSSNGALFLLSTNDKTIKYWKVQEKKVKKISDMNIDPSRAVGNGSVASSSVSSSPKQCRANGGYADRSLNCLSNDLSFPPGGFSSLRLPVVVTSNETSLVARCRRVYAHAHDYHINSISNNSDGETFISADDLRINLWNLEISNQSFNIVDVKPTNMEDLTEVITSAEFHPTHCNTLAYSSSKGSIRLVDLRQSALCDSHSQLFEEQEAPGSRSFFTEIIASISDIKFSKDGRYILSRDYMTLKLWDINMDSGPVSTFQVHEYLRPKLCDLYENDSIFDKFECCLSGDGLRVATGSYSNLFRVFGCAAGTTEATTLEASKNPMRRQVQTPSRPSRSLSSSITRVVRRGSESPGVDANGNSFDFTTKLLHLAWHPTENSIACAAANSLYMYYA, from the exons atgaaCGGTGGTGATGGTGGAGATGTCGCGGCAGCTCCGGCGGGTCCACCACCGCCGCTTGAGTGGAAATTTTCTCAGGTATTTGGTGAACGTACGGCCGGAGAAGAAGTTCAGGAag ttgataTCATCTCCGCAATTGAGTTCGATAAAACTGGTGACCATCTTGCTACTGGAGATCGTGGTGGTAGGGTTGTATTATTTGAAAGGACTGATACAAAAGAG aatattgGAAGTCGGAGAGAGCTAGAGAGAATGGACTATTCAGTGAGTCGGCATCCAGAGTTCCGTTACAAGACAGAATTTCAAAGCCATGAGCCTGAG TTTGATTATCTGAAGAGTTTGGAAATTGAGGAGAAAATCAACAAGATCCGTTGGTGCCAATCGTCTAATGGTGCCCTCTTCCTTCTATCCACCAACGACAAAACCATTAAGTATTGGAAG GTCCAAGAGAAGAAAGTTAAGAAGATATCTGATATGAATATTGATCCTTCTAGAGCTGTTGGAAATGGCAGTGTGGCCAGCTCTAGTGTTTCTTCCAGTCCAAAGCAATGTCGTGCTAATGGGGGTTATGCAGATAGATCTTTGAATTGCTTGAGCAATGATTTGTCGTTTCCACCTGGGGGCTTTTCTTCATTACGTTTACCTGTGGTA GTAACAAGTAATGAGACCAGCCTTGTTGCTAGGTGCAGAAGAGTGTATGCTCATGCACATGACTATCACATCAACTCTATTTCAAATAACAG TGACGGTGAAACATTTATATCTGCTGATGATCTCCGGATCAACCTTTGGAACTTGGAAATAAGCAATCAGAGTTTCAATATTGTTGATGTCAAGCCAACAAATATGGAAGATCTGACTG AGGTGATAACTTCAGCAGAATTTCATCCTACTCATTGTAATACGTTAGCTTATAGTAGTTCAAAAGGGTCGATTCGTCTCGTAGATCTGCGGCAGTCAGCTTTGTGCGACTCACATTCTCAGTT GTTTGAGGAGCAAGAAGCACCGGGTTCAAGATCTTTTTTCACAGAGATAATTGCTTCAATTTctgatattaaattttctaaggATGGAAGATACATACTCAGCCGTGACTATATGACCCTAAAG CTATGGGACATAAATATGGATTCTGGTCCAGTGTCAACCTTCCAGGTTCATGAATATTTGAGACCAAAG CTATGTGATTTATATGAGAATGACTCCATCTTTGACAAGTTCGAGTGTTGCCTTAGTGGTGATGGGCTGCGAGTAGCTACTGGTTCTTATAG TAATCTTTTCCGTGTCTTTGGTTGTGCTGCGGGCACTACTGAAGCAACTACACTGGAAGCTAGCAAAAACCCCATGAG AAGACAAGTACAGACTCCTTCAAGACCTTCCAGGTCCCTGAGCAGTAGCATAACACGTGTTGTCAGGAGAG GTTCAGAAAGTCCAGGTGTTGATGCAAATGGAAATTCATTTGATTTCACAACGAAGTTGCTCCATCTAGCGTGGCATCCAACTGAAAATTCAATTGCCTGTGCCGCTGCAAACAGcttgtatatgtattatgcATAA